The Leptospira selangorensis genome segment TAACCGCAGGCATGAGTGATAAAACGTTTTGCTCCGTTGATTTTCCAGGTCCCGTCAGCATCCTGAGTTGCTCTAGTCTGCACATTTGGAAGATCTGAACCGTAATTGGGTTCGGTCAAGGCCATGGCGGCACTGAATTTTCCTGCAGCGATCTGAGGCAACCATTCGTCGCACATTTCGTCGGAAGCAAATCTTTCCATAATCTCGACTATATTAATATTTCCGTATGCTAGACAAAATGCCGCATCTGCTCTGGCGGCTATCTCGCACATCATGGATTGAACGGTTGCAGGCAAACCTAAACCTCCGTATTTTCTGGAGATTGAGATAGGCATTAGCCCTGCATCCTTTAAGGTTTTATAACATTCTTCTTGTGCTTTTGGGAAAGTGACTTTGCCGTTCTCGTATTTTAATCCGGTCTGGTCCATTTCCTTACTACGAGGAGCCACGAAGTCTCCCATAATTTCTCCCAAAGCATCCACAGTAGATTTATAATAATCTATCGCTTCTTGCACGGTAGAAGGTGCATATGCAAACCTGTCATCGTTAGTCTGTTTGTATTTGGCCGCATCATGGAAATCTCCTTCGTATGCAGCTACGATCTCCTTCCAATCTATAAGATTATCAAAATGAGTTTGTAAGTCGGTATTATCCTGGAAATAGTTTCCTTGAATCATATGTATGCTCCCTGTCGCTTAAGGCCTTTAGGTGTACTGCTTTATTAAGCTTGTGTCAAGTAATACCTTATACTTCTTATTTTGAATAGATACTTTGGTTTGTAATACGAACAAAGAAGAAGGAACCGAACAGGTGTTTGGAACAATGTTTGAGCTTTACAACTCGAACAATTTACAATAATTTAACTCTTTAATACCGCGGTTTAAAAGTAACTTTTTCGGTTAAAAATCGAAGTATCCGACGAGGATAAAATCATGAATAAAATCGGGCTAGGTATCGGTTTTTTATATTTATTAGGAATCGTTTTGTCAGGATGTTCCGAATCTGTAGGAGCTCCAAAAGAGAAGAAAGGAGGTAAGATGAAATACGAAGTGCAAAAATCGGAAGAAGAATGGAAAAAAGTCCTAAGTGCGGATCAATACCGGATCATCAGAGAAAAAGGAACGGAAAGAGCGTTTACCGGAGAATATTATTATAATAAGGAAAAAGGAAAATATCTTTGTGCTGCCTGCGGTGCCGAATTATTCAGCTCGGACACTAAGTATGAATCCGGAAGCGGCTGGCCTTCTTTTTATAAACCTGCAGCGGACAAGTCGGTCCAATCCGAAACGGATACAAGTCATGGAATGACTCGCACAGAAGTTATGTGTGCCAGATGTGGAGGACATTTAGGACATGTATTTCCTGATGGGCCTGAGCCGACCGGACTTAGATATTGTATCAATTCGGCTTCTTTAAAATTTAAAAAAGATTAATATTCAAAGGAAAGCATGGCTTCTGCTCAAAAACAATTAGGCGAAATATTCCGAAATCTACATTCAAAAGATATCTTCGTCATGCCTAACGCATGGGACGCGGGAAGTGCTCGTATGTTGGCAGGTGCAGGATATTCTGCGATTGGGACTACAAGCGCCGGTATCGCTTTCGCGGCAGGGTTACCGGATCACCAGATCATGAGTAAAGAAGACATGCTCTCCGAAGTAAAATCCATAGTGGATTCCATAGGACTTCCGGTAAGTGCAGATCTGGAAGGTGGTTATGGGATCCAACCTTCTCAAGTGGCAGAAACCGTAAAACAAGCGATCGGGATTGGAGTGGTCGGCTGTAATATAGAAGATCTGAGTGGAGATCCTTCTTCTCCTTTGTTAGATATCAAACTTGCTACGGAAAGAATTTCTGCGATCAGAAATGTCGCAGACCAAACTGGAATTCCATTTACGCTCACTGCAAGAACGGATGCCTTCTTAACCAATCATCCGAATGCAATGGAAGAAGCGATCACTCGTTGTAATTCCTATAGAGAAGCGGGAGCAGATTGTCTTTTTATACCCGGGATTGGAGATCCACAAACGATAGGCACATTAGTACGTTCTATCAATGGTCCGTTAAATGTGGTCATGGGTTTAAGTCATAACCAACTTACTGTTGAGGAATTGAGATCACTTGGAGTCCGAAGAATTAGTATAGGTGGAAGTCTTGCAAGGGCCTGTTTTCATCTGATCAGACAGGCCGCGCTCGAGATCAAGAACTCAGGCACATTCACCTATGCAGATCATCAGTATTCTCATAAAGAATTATGCGATTTTTTTGCGGAATATGAGGCCAAAACGAAATGACATTCTTCCATATTTCATGGAGTAGAAGGGCATAAAATTCTGTTTGCGCCTCGGGGCTGAGAATGGATTCTACCGTAGGGCGGGATATTCGCCCGCGGCAGAAACTGAATGAAGAGAGACCATCTTACTTACCTTCCCGAAAAAGGGAATATCCGTCCTGTTATCGTACAACATTTAGCCGAGATCTATCACCATATATATTATTTTTTCTGTCATATCCTGGGGATCTTTATAGAACTTCCGGATCATACCGAGGGATATAAACGCCCTATCGTATGTGTTTCCGGATTTTTGGGAAGAGGTCTGACTTGGACCGCGATGCGCAAACATCTGATCTCTCTTGGTCATCCGGTTTATGTAGTTCCACTCGGTTTCCAAACCGGAAATATCCGTAAAAAAAGTAAGATACTTGAGAATTTCTTAATAGAGAAGAACATAAAAGACTGTTATCTGATCTGTCACTCTATGGGAGGACTCATCGCTGCAGGTTTAAGTTATAAAGGAAGAGATCGGGTCCGAAAAATTTTCGTGGTAGGGTCTCCTATGCATGGAACTTATATGGCATACCTTGCTCCAATTTTCCCTTGCACCTGGCAGATGATGCCCGGATCCAAATTGGTGAAGGAAGTTGTAGAAACTTATTCAAAATTTCATAATGTACAAGCAGTATTTACAAAGGGAGAAGGTATCGTCCGTCCTTGGGAAAGTGCCACTCTCGGACATTTTGATGATGTAGAGATCCCCGAATACGGACATTTGAATTTATATTTAGGACCACTAGGAATAGAATGCCTTGGCTCTTTAGTCACTTCGGAAGAGAAGAAAGATCCACTTCCAATTAAACAAAAACCGGTCGTCAAGGAAGATGTGAAGAAGGAAACAGTTGCCTCCGCTCCTTCTAAAAAAGTTTCCCCTAAAACTGCTGCGACTAAAAAAACAAGTCCTGCTAAAAAGAAAACTGCTAAGCCGGCTCCTAAAAAAGCAAAACCTAAGAAGAAACGTTAGACTTCTTTATTATTTCGGCGGGAAATACGTAAGAGATTTTCCGCCGGAGTCCCATTTTCTTGTTCCTGCTCCCCACACAGTAATCGAATTCTTTTCAGAAGTGAAACTTGTTGTCCCGTCCGGAAACACATTCACTTGATACTTTGGAGTTTCTAATCTATAAGTCCCATTCTTGAAAAGATAAACTCTTTCCTTTCTGGGAGATTGGAACACACCTTCTACCTTACCTTTCAAAGATTCTATTTTCAAAGAAAAAGGGATCCTAATATCTGGAATGGAAGAAGGATCGGTAATATTCGTTAAGTCCGCAATCTCTACCGTTTTAAAAGAAGAAGCTTCCGAGGAGGTAAACGGTAAAGTAATTGTTCCGATAATTTCCCATTCTAAAAACTTTGCAGGAAGATCTTTTGATTCGTTATCCAAGTGGTTCGATAGATCCGATTGCAATTTGGAAACACTAGAATTGAGAACCGATTTTAATGCGGAGTCTATACTTTCTCCCTCGCATGTTTTATCCCAAAGATCTTTAATCTTAGAATTCCCATATTTTTGAGAAATATAATACATTGCCAAAAATCCTGCGAGATACGGGTCCGATCTTTCTAATTGTAATTTTCCTTTTCTAAGAATAATATTTTCATAATATTCTCTGTATTTGGTTCCTTTATATTTTGGCCAACCAAATTGAGCTATAAATTCAGCGTGACCTTCCACAAGCCAATAGGGTTGAATAACGGGAGGTTGGTTTTTTCCGGTCCGAATTGTATTACATCTGATCTGCTGCATATGATGAGCAACCTCATGATATACCATGTGAGTAGGTTGAGTCGAATATTGATACCTTTTGATCTCAAGATCAGTATCTTCCGAGATCATATCTTTTTCAGAACTAGGGTCACAAAAACTGATCCCGTAAATCCCACCTCTACCTCCACTACACGCGATTCCGGCTAAATTATTAAATTCCCTGAAAGATTTCGCATCTTGAAAAAATGCAACGAGTATCTTGGAGGAGGGGACAAGGTCGAAATCACTTTCCGCTTTTTTGAAAAAATCTTTAGTGGTTTTGGATTCCGTAAATGCATGAACAAAAAGTGAATTTTTAGGTTCGAACTCGAAATAAAAACGATCCTTTTCTTCCGAAAGTTTTCCGTATCTTCCCGGTTTAGTGAATCTGAAGAATTTTTTCTCTGAGGCATTCTCGTATAAATATTCTAATCTACCTGCAACAGTATAAAAAGAAGCAGTAATCTGAGATTTGTCGGGAAAGGTAAGGACTTGTTCGGATTGACAGTTCGGACATTTTTTGGGCCAAGAATAGATCTTAATTCCATCTTTTTCTAATCCCCATTCTTCAGAAGATCGATGCATAAAACTAGTACCGTCTTTCAAATCCCATTTATAAACTCCGGGGCTCCATTGATAAACAGTTCCGCCATCCGGACCTGTATAATGTCCAACTGCATTCGGAATTTTTAATGCAAAATCCTTCTCCGCCGGAAACGGGAATTTATCCAATTCTTCCCAACTGGAGGGGGGCGGTTTTCCAATTTGATAAAATAAACTTGGGAGAATTAGAGCCATTTACTAACTCCACTTTAGGCGCCTGGGCCTGTGCATAAAATGAAGAAGTAAAGATTAAAGTATAAAGAAAGATCTGAAAAACTTTTTGTCTCAATGTATTATCTCCCAGCTTTTATCTTAGAAGAGACGAAATAAACTAAGATTGATCTTCCGATAAAACGATCAAAGAATCAGAGTCGTGTAATGTAAAAAACTCCAACTTATCCGGGATCAGATATACACCATATCCTTTGGATTCGTCCGTTTCTTCTGAAACGATCCGTATTCCAAAGCAGGTTTCTTTTCTTTGTTGGGCCGCTAACATACAATCCGCAAAATTCACACGTTTTGGAAAATCCTCGAAATATAAGAATGCAGGTTTAAGATAGATCTCACTTCCTTCCGGATCGAACAAACTATCATACACTCTCATAACATCCGGCTCTTGGGAAACCTGGGCCATCATTTTGGAAACAAA includes the following:
- a CDS encoding DUF6055 domain-containing protein, which produces MALILPSLFYQIGKPPPSSWEELDKFPFPAEKDFALKIPNAVGHYTGPDGGTVYQWSPGVYKWDLKDGTSFMHRSSEEWGLEKDGIKIYSWPKKCPNCQSEQVLTFPDKSQITASFYTVAGRLEYLYENASEKKFFRFTKPGRYGKLSEEKDRFYFEFEPKNSLFVHAFTESKTTKDFFKKAESDFDLVPSSKILVAFFQDAKSFREFNNLAGIACSGGRGGIYGISFCDPSSEKDMISEDTDLEIKRYQYSTQPTHMVYHEVAHHMQQIRCNTIRTGKNQPPVIQPYWLVEGHAEFIAQFGWPKYKGTKYREYYENIILRKGKLQLERSDPYLAGFLAMYYISQKYGNSKIKDLWDKTCEGESIDSALKSVLNSSVSKLQSDLSNHLDNESKDLPAKFLEWEIIGTITLPFTSSEASSFKTVEIADLTNITDPSSIPDIRIPFSLKIESLKGKVEGVFQSPRKERVYLFKNGTYRLETPKYQVNVFPDGTTSFTSEKNSITVWGAGTRKWDSGGKSLTYFPPK
- a CDS encoding esterase/lipase family protein, which codes for MKRDHLTYLPEKGNIRPVIVQHLAEIYHHIYYFFCHILGIFIELPDHTEGYKRPIVCVSGFLGRGLTWTAMRKHLISLGHPVYVVPLGFQTGNIRKKSKILENFLIEKNIKDCYLICHSMGGLIAAGLSYKGRDRVRKIFVVGSPMHGTYMAYLAPIFPCTWQMMPGSKLVKEVVETYSKFHNVQAVFTKGEGIVRPWESATLGHFDDVEIPEYGHLNLYLGPLGIECLGSLVTSEEKKDPLPIKQKPVVKEDVKKETVASAPSKKVSPKTAATKKTSPAKKKTAKPAPKKAKPKKKR
- a CDS encoding isocitrate lyase/PEP mutase family protein encodes the protein MASAQKQLGEIFRNLHSKDIFVMPNAWDAGSARMLAGAGYSAIGTTSAGIAFAAGLPDHQIMSKEDMLSEVKSIVDSIGLPVSADLEGGYGIQPSQVAETVKQAIGIGVVGCNIEDLSGDPSSPLLDIKLATERISAIRNVADQTGIPFTLTARTDAFLTNHPNAMEEAITRCNSYREAGADCLFIPGIGDPQTIGTLVRSINGPLNVVMGLSHNQLTVEELRSLGVRRISIGGSLARACFHLIRQAALEIKNSGTFTYADHQYSHKELCDFFAEYEAKTK
- the msrB gene encoding peptide-methionine (R)-S-oxide reductase MsrB, whose translation is MKYEVQKSEEEWKKVLSADQYRIIREKGTERAFTGEYYYNKEKGKYLCAACGAELFSSDTKYESGSGWPSFYKPAADKSVQSETDTSHGMTRTEVMCARCGGHLGHVFPDGPEPTGLRYCINSASLKFKKD